The genome window TGGCTTTCTTTGCCCTTGATTGGCTCCTCCTCCTCGGACTCTGTGCATTTCATACTTAACAGAAGAGTTAAGAAAAACTTGGCAGAGTTACGCCACACTGCTGGGAGACCTTCACTGGGTCATTTGAACACAACTATGGCACTGCAAATTGCTCTCTGTGACTTAAATATTTAGAGTCAGTCCCTACtattcaaacaaaaaataaaaagtagagAGATGCAATTAACAAACACATGCTGCAAGGATACGTAGTTTCAAATTCTACGCCGAAATACTGGTCGATGAAATTCTTCTTCGCAGAGGCGGAGGCAGCTCCGCTCTCAGAGTCAGTctaaacaagacaaaaagaaaaaatggagTATATTATTTTTCCTCAACTTATCAGATACATAATCATCCTTTCATTataaaacaagtttaaaaaaagaacattagGGTTTACCTCCATGGGAGTCTCTGGCTCTAGTGGCTCCAACTTTTGCTGAAGAACTCTCATCATCTGCAGCCAGCACTCATTGGCATCCTGAGAGAACAAGAAAATAAGCAAACCAAGATGTGAGATGTTGAGTTGACATTTCATTCAAAGTCGTTGTTAAATCTGTAAGGTGCGTATTGCAGTGAAGAGTTGCTTACCTGCTGGAGGTACTGTCCCTGATCTCCCTTCTCAGCAAACTGTGGAAAGGCCATGTGAAGGAACTGCAGCAAAATAATGGGTGGGAGGCTGGACGAAGTCTTGTCCATGGTCTCATATAAGTCACGAAGGGCTGAGGGTGCAAGGATACATGCGCGTTAGTTTTTGCATGCAATAGTAATAGCAAGTTTAAGACATATAATTTAAGACTGTATGATTTCAGCATCAGTCCATTATTCCACATACCTGCTGTGATGTACTGTGATGGTGCATTTGCTCCTGAAGATCGCAGAGCACCTGAGTACCTGTAGAGGGAGACAGATGATTTCAGCTGGACCAAAGCCACAAACACAATGTAATACAAAAAGCAGGGAAAGTAAATCATTTAAGTATAGACCATCATAACATATTTATTGTATGCTAAGACCTAATATTAGCAGGAAAAACCCACCTTCTGAGAGCAGTTTTGAGCTCTGGCACAGAGCGCAGACACTGCACTGTGGCGTTCATGTAACAGGTGTTGCCCAAGTTTGTCAGCCCACAAGGTAGCTCCATCTGAAAATGACGAAGGGTTGGGTAAGTTCCAGGTTGCAAGTAACAGATTCAAGTGCTCCATCAAAAAAGCTGGCATCATCACTGGCACTCCAATCAGCTACTCTCATCCCCTTTAAAACACAACTCTGCAATAAGGAGCTGACAATATCCTAACTGAGAGGAATCTGTAGACCAAACATCAGCACAGTATCAAGTGACACAGCAGTTTGTAATTGATATTGCACCTTGTGATTGGTGCACTCTTCCtcctcagtaaaaaaaaatgtaaacactggCATAAATTCGTGACACCTTGCTGGCTGCAGCCTAATTTCTCTCTGAGCCACACAAATGCTTCTAAAAAACTTAGAAGGGagatatattgtatatttaacTTATTAGGTTTTCTACTTGGTAAACATCACATTGAGGAAACCAGGTGGAAGTGGCCACGTCAGCACGGAAAGCAACAATCACCATATTTGTTTTAGACATGCTGGTAATTTTCAGGCTTACTCACCGCTGAGGCCAGCTGCTCCTCAGTCATGTCCTCTACAAACATGGGCCTGACAGCAGGCTCCTCAGGCAGGGCATCTGCTGAACCCATCATCAGCAGAGTCATCCCCTTAAAGAACAGAAATACACAGcaaatcacaaacacatttgcTCTAACTGTTGGTATAGCTCTCTAAacaaagaacttctctttataTGACTCCAAACTAGGCTTAAAATactcacatttttcagtttaatgttCCCCCATTCATCGTCCTAAAATGGAGATGAGACACTGATTagatccagaaaaaaaaaactgttaaaaaggGTAAGGCAGGTGTTTTTCCTGTATGTTACataacaaatcccatgaaaagaccaaagccAAAAATGCATTAGGCTGTCTTTCAGCCCCAATCCCTTTTATTCCAActaaaaatgtagaatttaaaaaagggccacaaatatatatattaaaataaggCTTTTTTAATGATAGCTAGGCACAGACGTTTTTAGCAAAAACTACTCATACTGCATTTGTCTGGGAATATTCTCATCTGtagattaatccacatttggtgctcaaCTGACTAATTAGGATGccaaaataaattataattaatGCGCAGCTCCAGAAAAGAAAACGTGATTcccaaacaaaacaactcaATTTCTTTGTACACATTCCATGACCGAAAAGGAGCGGGGAGAAGAAAATCTTATTTTGCCTGCACCTTactcaaaacataaacaatagaAACAGATGGGTATGTCAATAACAGATAAACAACATCAAATGCCATATACTATAATTCACCAACTAAGGAGAGCCATTACCTGTCAACTTCATACTGtctaattattatttctttaaacaTTTGAACTCCACAGTTTGACGCCACATACTGAAATACACATCTGCTTTCAGGTAGTCCATGCATACAATGTCCACGTACATCCtgatgaaggaaaatgtcacacggtgcaacagtgtgactcactgaaatgttttaaatcgtttttggacaatagcacagaggaatatgctGTTTCTGGGCTCAGGCTACGTAGACAATATTTGTTAGAACAATTCATtattgattttggtctttttcatTGGATTTGCTGACGATCCCATCACGAAATAGAAAAATCGACACAACCCCTCAGTAACACAGAACCTAAAGTGCAATGATTTGTTGACATGCACTTGTTTACATGAGTACCTTCAGAGTGCCTCCCTTCACCATGaccttctgtctgtctggctggACTCCTGTCAGAGCGAAGAGCTGAGCCTTGAAAACCATGGGTGGCTCCTCAGTGTTCAGCTCTACAGCATCAAACTTCTCTTTGCCCCATTTCACATTTactgaaagattaaaaaaaaaacagtacaggATCATGTGTTAGCCTCCCAGGTTGTGACAAACATTAACAAACTGCTGCCATGTATGACACAGCATCTAGTCAGCTATCAGACAGTCCAACTGACTGTCGAGCTAAAGTGCAGGATAATAACATACATCCAGTTGTTTGGCTGCTGAGTTTAAACAACTGATTCGTCACAGTACTGTCATGCTAAAACGACAAATGCATGTCCTATATACATTTTTGGTGCCCAACTAGCTgcaactgttaaaaaaaaagcttaggAAGTGTACACTCATGATTTGGCTAGCTTTGATAGCCGTGCTAGTAGAGGCAGTGATTCAGTGCTTTTCAATACTTATACATATTTAGACATGCAAATAGCTCAAACTGAAACGGATACGACTATATTAAATGCGTAAAGTTGACAAACA of Thunnus thynnus chromosome 12, fThuThy2.1, whole genome shotgun sequence contains these proteins:
- the usp14 gene encoding ubiquitin carboxyl-terminal hydrolase 14, producing MPVFTVNVKWGKEKFDAVELNTEEPPMVFKAQLFALTGVQPDRQKVMVKGGTLKDDEWGNIKLKNGMTLLMMGSADALPEEPAVRPMFVEDMTEEQLASAMELPCGLTNLGNTCYMNATVQCLRSVPELKTALRRYSGALRSSGANAPSQYITAALRDLYETMDKTSSSLPPIILLQFLHMAFPQFAEKGDQGQYLQQDANECWLQMMRVLQQKLEPLEPETPMETDSESGAASASAKKNFIDQYFGVEFETTMKCTESEEEEPIKGKESQLQLSCFINQEVKYLATGLRLRLQEEITKMSPSLERNALYIKSSKLSRLPAYLTVQMVRFFYKEKESVNAKVLKDVKFPLMLDVYELCTPELQEKMLPVRSKFKEIEDMKLEKQQQKPVKKPGAVKEVKHEPFSFPEDLGSNNSGYYDLQGVLTHQGRSSSSGHYVGWVKRKEDEWVKFDDDKVSVVSPEDILRLSGGGDWHIAYVLLYGPRRLEILEEEQ